One Mycolicibacterium crocinum DNA window includes the following coding sequences:
- a CDS encoding isocitrate lyase/PEP mutase family protein — protein sequence MSDKSSLARHAEALLALHQPGNPVVLPTVWDAWSANLAVAAGFAALTVGSHPMADSVGKPDGEGMSFDDVVARVSQITAAVDVPVSVDIESGYAQPAERLIEGLLSAGAVGLNIEDTVHSEGKRLRSSAEHAELVGALRAAADSAGVHVVVNARTDLFLRNDGDDADRVDRAIARLTEAASAGADVLYPVGRHEPETMRRLTSELPLPVNAIAIPEADDPASFGPLGVGRISFGPFWQRALSVRANEILDRWR from the coding sequence CGCCATGCCGAAGCGCTACTGGCCCTACATCAGCCGGGGAACCCGGTGGTGTTGCCGACGGTCTGGGACGCCTGGTCGGCGAACCTTGCGGTGGCGGCCGGGTTCGCCGCGCTCACCGTTGGCAGCCATCCGATGGCCGACTCCGTCGGCAAGCCCGACGGTGAGGGCATGAGCTTCGACGATGTCGTCGCCCGCGTCAGCCAGATCACGGCCGCCGTGGACGTGCCGGTGTCGGTGGACATCGAATCCGGTTATGCGCAGCCGGCCGAGCGCCTCATCGAGGGCCTGCTGAGCGCCGGGGCGGTGGGCCTCAACATCGAGGACACCGTGCACAGCGAGGGCAAGCGGCTGCGCTCGTCGGCCGAGCATGCGGAGTTGGTCGGCGCGCTGCGCGCGGCCGCCGACAGCGCCGGCGTGCACGTGGTCGTCAACGCCCGCACCGACCTGTTCCTGCGCAACGACGGTGACGACGCCGACCGGGTCGACCGGGCGATCGCCAGGCTCACCGAGGCGGCGTCCGCCGGGGCCGACGTGCTCTACCCGGTGGGCCGCCACGAGCCGGAAACGATGCGCCGCTTGACCTCTGAGCTGCCGCTGCCCGTCAACGCGATCGCGATCCCGGAGGCAGACGATCCGGCGTCGTTCGGCCCGCTCGGTGTCGGGCGAATCAGCTTCGGGCCGTTCTGGCAGCGCGCGTTGAGCGTGCGCGCCAACGAGATCCTGGACCGCTGGCGCTAG